One Candidatus Bathyarchaeota archaeon DNA segment encodes these proteins:
- a CDS encoding DUF2095 domain-containing protein, whose amino-acid sequence MEKKDLKKMFPHLYEELQSGDVKVSINGIRKNAAEAEGEVEGCGCDEWHEGEEDLEQCTETPDKLRHFNPQAVDFLRRCDTEAQAEEIIAYLEKKGEITKEYAKELRCQLKKDGVRVFGPKKEENHYFREGGIY is encoded by the coding sequence ATGGAAAAGAAAGACCTCAAAAAAATGTTCCCCCATCTCTACGAAGAACTCCAATCAGGCGACGTCAAAGTCTCAATCAACGGCATACGTAAGAATGCGGCTGAGGCAGAGGGCGAAGTGGAGGGATGTGGCTGCGACGAGTGGCATGAAGGCGAAGAGGACCTGGAACAGTGCACTGAGACTCCTGATAAGCTGCGGCATTTTAACCCGCAAGCGGTGGATTTTCTGCGCAGATGTGACACCGAAGCGCAGGCTGAGGAGATAATTGCTTACTTGGAAAAGAAGGGTGAAATCACCAAAGAATACGCCAAAGAGTTAAGGTGTCAACTCAAAAAGGACGGCGTGCGGGTTTTTGGGCCTAAAAAAGAAGAAAACCATTACTTCCGTGAAGGCGGAATTTACTAA
- a CDS encoding adenylate kinase gives MKAIIFGAPGAGKGTYSSRLQNQLGVDVIAMGDIFRESVKQNSPLGKKVKSYVEKGALVPDDVVIEVLKERLSRVPKGKGFLLDGFPRTTEQADALEGITKIDVILQLDVPDDIIIARLSSRRVCKKCGEVYNIRFLKPKKEGICDKCGGELYQRADDNEEVIKNRLQVYKNQTEPLIAYYKKKKVPFVVSTTKSLDSPPDPMVAKMLEELKKLKIS, from the coding sequence GTGAAAGCTATAATCTTTGGAGCGCCAGGCGCAGGCAAAGGCACCTATTCTTCAAGGTTGCAGAATCAGCTTGGCGTAGACGTTATCGCTATGGGCGACATTTTCCGTGAATCCGTAAAACAAAATTCCCCTCTGGGTAAAAAAGTCAAAAGCTACGTCGAAAAAGGAGCACTTGTCCCCGACGACGTGGTGATTGAGGTTCTAAAGGAACGCTTAAGCCGTGTACCCAAAGGCAAAGGCTTTCTGCTTGATGGTTTTCCACGCACAACTGAGCAAGCAGACGCTTTGGAAGGTATCACCAAAATCGACGTCATACTACAGTTGGATGTGCCAGACGACATTATAATCGCCCGTTTATCCTCTCGTCGTGTATGCAAAAAATGCGGTGAAGTCTACAACATCCGTTTCCTCAAACCTAAAAAAGAAGGTATATGCGACAAATGCGGCGGAGAACTCTACCAACGTGCAGACGACAACGAAGAAGTCATCAAAAACCGCCTGCAAGTCTACAAAAACCAAACCGAACCACTCATAGCTTACTACAAGAAAAAGAAGGTTCCCTTTGTCGTTTCAACCACCAAGTCGCTGGATTCGCCACCTGACCCGATGGTTGCCAAGATGCTTGAGGAACTAAAGAAACTAAAAATCAGCTAA
- a CDS encoding nucleotidyltransferase domain-containing protein, which yields MSESFDLKRRVAREAATLLYFGAEKEYKQAKEKAAQTLGSNFLPSNLEVALELDKIAEENEGEKRKARLIEMRQEALDVMRLLSAFCPVLIGSVWRGTIKQGSDIDIAVYTDNPELVLLALKAGGIKITKTQWTTVNKQGATLESYHIYAQTTAKHGLEIVARRSEEAGKKRRCETFGDELKGLNILQLEKVLQTHPTRQFIPQ from the coding sequence TTGTCTGAAAGCTTTGATTTAAAACGTCGAGTTGCACGGGAAGCCGCAACCCTTCTCTATTTTGGTGCTGAAAAAGAATACAAACAAGCTAAAGAGAAAGCCGCGCAAACTTTGGGCTCAAACTTTTTGCCCTCAAACCTCGAAGTGGCCTTGGAATTGGACAAAATTGCTGAGGAAAACGAGGGAGAGAAACGTAAAGCACGCTTAATCGAGATGCGTCAGGAGGCTTTGGATGTGATGCGGTTGCTGTCGGCGTTTTGTCCAGTGCTAATTGGTAGTGTCTGGCGCGGAACCATAAAACAGGGCAGTGACATCGACATCGCCGTCTATACGGATAATCCTGAACTGGTTCTTTTGGCTTTGAAAGCAGGCGGAATCAAAATAACTAAAACTCAGTGGACAACAGTCAACAAACAAGGCGCCACTTTGGAGTCCTACCACATCTACGCCCAAACCACCGCCAAGCATGGCTTGGAAATCGTTGCTCGACGCAGTGAGGAAGCGGGGAAGAAGCGGCGCTGCGAAACCTTCGGAGACGAACTCAAAGGCCTCAACATTCTGCAGCTTGAAAAAGTCTTGCAGACGCACCCAACGAGGCAATTTATACCTCAATAA
- a CDS encoding archease: MKQPEKVVKPEKFAGRFEFLEHTADVYVRAFGTSMEQAYENAALAMFETMTNSDKIAQTTEETIEVEAEDQYALLYNWLEALLVKFETDGMLYSRFQIVDWKETAEKFKFTAKVWGEKFDPKKHPQKVGVKAVTYHLMVVIREPERVVLEFILDI; encoded by the coding sequence ATGAAGCAGCCTGAAAAAGTTGTAAAACCAGAAAAGTTTGCGGGGCGATTTGAGTTTCTGGAGCATACCGCTGACGTCTATGTCCGTGCGTTTGGAACAAGCATGGAGCAAGCCTACGAAAACGCGGCGCTTGCCATGTTTGAAACCATGACTAACAGCGACAAAATCGCGCAGACTACAGAGGAAACCATAGAAGTAGAAGCAGAAGACCAATACGCGTTGCTGTATAACTGGCTGGAAGCTTTGCTGGTGAAGTTTGAAACTGACGGCATGCTCTACAGTCGATTCCAAATCGTTGACTGGAAAGAAACCGCTGAAAAATTTAAGTTCACGGCAAAGGTTTGGGGAGAAAAGTTTGACCCCAAAAAGCACCCGCAGAAAGTAGGCGTTAAAGCGGTAACATACCATTTGATGGTGGTTATCCGCGAACCTGAACGGGTGGTTTTGGAGTTTATCCTCGATATTTAG
- a CDS encoding glycosyltransferase family 4 protein, producing the protein MKIAVFVYEYPPKIVGGLGTYAAEITRKFVLNDHDVTVFTMNDDEGSMPTREIWRGIEIHRPLHIDISDSLPDVISEDIKKWGRGQQFFGKLMVYNYLSAAKLVNELIKQECMKYDVVVAHDWLSAMGGVTVKRETNLPFAFHVHSTEKGRTMGNGSGVVSNIELRAGLMADMVVTVSYAMKDELIGLGFPRDKIQVSYNGVDPQKYNPENVSKEDIARIRAKYGIKDDEYMILFLGRLVVVKGVDKLIMAMPHILSKIPKAKLVIVGVGDLQEYLTNLTQITKMGDFVKFCYDFIPEEERIRHYAACDIAVFPSLYEPFGIVALEAMSMEKPVVVGAAGVSGMREIVICCGPEQCGYHIDPNNPSDIAWGVTSALESPEWSKTLGKNGRKRVLAEFTWNKIAEKTVKLYETISKR; encoded by the coding sequence ATGAAGATAGCTGTTTTTGTCTATGAATATCCACCTAAAATCGTAGGTGGACTCGGCACCTACGCTGCGGAGATCACCCGCAAATTCGTCCTCAACGACCACGACGTAACTGTCTTCACAATGAACGACGACGAAGGCTCCATGCCAACCCGAGAAATCTGGCGCGGCATCGAAATCCACCGTCCTCTACACATAGATATCTCTGACTCGCTTCCCGACGTCATATCTGAAGACATTAAAAAGTGGGGGCGCGGACAGCAATTCTTCGGCAAACTCATGGTTTACAATTACCTATCTGCTGCAAAGCTTGTTAACGAATTAATCAAGCAAGAATGTATGAAGTACGATGTTGTTGTTGCCCATGACTGGCTCTCTGCGATGGGCGGCGTAACCGTTAAGCGTGAAACTAACTTGCCTTTTGCGTTTCATGTGCACTCTACTGAAAAAGGGCGCACTATGGGCAACGGTTCAGGTGTTGTTAGTAACATCGAGTTGCGGGCTGGTCTTATGGCTGACATGGTGGTCACCGTTTCCTACGCCATGAAAGATGAACTTATCGGGCTTGGTTTTCCACGCGATAAAATACAGGTCAGCTACAACGGCGTAGATCCGCAGAAGTACAATCCTGAAAACGTTTCAAAAGAGGACATTGCTCGTATCCGTGCTAAATACGGCATCAAAGACGACGAGTACATGATTCTCTTCTTAGGCCGACTCGTAGTCGTCAAAGGCGTAGATAAACTCATTATGGCTATGCCTCACATCTTATCAAAAATTCCCAAAGCAAAACTTGTCATTGTCGGCGTTGGCGACTTGCAGGAGTACCTCACTAACCTTACTCAGATAACCAAGATGGGTGACTTCGTCAAGTTCTGCTATGACTTCATCCCCGAAGAAGAACGCATACGCCACTACGCAGCATGCGACATCGCAGTTTTCCCCAGCCTCTATGAACCGTTTGGCATCGTTGCCCTTGAAGCCATGAGCATGGAAAAACCCGTCGTCGTTGGCGCGGCAGGCGTGAGCGGTATGCGTGAAATCGTCATCTGCTGCGGACCTGAACAATGCGGCTACCACATCGACCCCAACAACCCAAGCGATATCGCATGGGGAGTCACCAGCGCTCTGGAAAGTCCAGAGTGGAGTAAAACACTTGGTAAAAACGGCAGAAAACGCGTTCTAGCAGAGTTTACATGGAACAAGATCGCTGAGAAAACCGTTAAGCTCTACGAAACCATCTCTAAACGGTAA
- a CDS encoding fructose-bisphosphatase class II family protein produces the protein MTSLRSLGPSLIRITTAGAVGAALHIGKGDPDMVDQTALDFSRAVMNQMEIDGEVICCEGPKDNAPAFNNREKVGTGNGPKVEFVIDQVDGTTATSKGKKDAISTLACAPVGCLQVLPDDGYYFKVATNGVAKGKINLDMSIEEIVTTIATLKKRPLANFTVIMLERPRHDELLARLRKMGVRIILIADGDIAGAIVTCLPDSGVDLLVGAGAGAEATIAATAVKCLGGTMLVKVWKDKKDDPNRMARLEAAGVDINKTYTENELAKGNEMIFAASGITKGEMLDGVRFIQGGAKVQSLCTRLPSGTIEWSSTILKFKEHPVYKQIT, from the coding sequence ATGACATCTCTTCGATCTCTTGGGCCATCCTTAATTCGCATAACCACCGCTGGAGCCGTCGGAGCAGCATTACACATCGGCAAAGGCGACCCCGACATGGTGGATCAAACCGCCCTAGATTTCTCAAGGGCAGTCATGAATCAAATGGAAATCGACGGCGAAGTCATCTGTTGCGAAGGACCCAAAGACAACGCGCCCGCTTTTAACAACCGTGAAAAAGTCGGCACGGGTAACGGTCCCAAAGTGGAGTTCGTTATCGACCAAGTGGACGGCACAACTGCTACGAGCAAGGGCAAAAAAGACGCCATCTCAACCTTGGCTTGTGCCCCTGTAGGTTGCCTCCAAGTTTTGCCTGATGATGGCTACTACTTTAAAGTTGCAACTAATGGTGTTGCAAAAGGAAAAATCAACCTTGACATGTCTATTGAAGAAATAGTAACAACCATCGCTACACTCAAGAAGCGACCTTTAGCGAATTTCACTGTTATCATGCTGGAAAGACCTCGACATGACGAATTGCTTGCACGCCTTAGAAAGATGGGTGTACGCATCATCTTGATCGCTGACGGAGACATCGCAGGCGCCATCGTAACCTGCTTGCCTGATTCAGGTGTGGATTTGTTGGTTGGTGCAGGTGCAGGAGCAGAAGCCACCATCGCCGCGACCGCAGTGAAATGCCTCGGAGGGACGATGCTTGTTAAGGTTTGGAAGGACAAAAAAGACGATCCCAATAGAATGGCACGCCTTGAAGCTGCAGGCGTAGACATAAACAAGACTTACACTGAAAACGAGTTAGCTAAAGGCAACGAGATGATTTTTGCTGCATCAGGCATCACTAAAGGCGAAATGCTCGACGGCGTGCGGTTCATTCAGGGTGGCGCAAAAGTTCAATCGCTCTGCACACGGTTGCCCAGCGGAACCATCGAGTGGTCCTCGACGATTCTGAAGTTCAAAGAGCACCCAGTTTACAAGCAAATAACCTAA
- a CDS encoding DUF5752 family protein: MSLSPIKLEILQSMLLLDKPMKAMDIAKDAHKEFQPVMMHLLGLQRMGYVSSPEKGLYVITAAGKKALGIPEITKEKATSILAYAPHDKSFHFYATVGKPLSMHAHNLRDFVGKIEKADIISVEFHFKRGDFENWFKGLGDEELVKKTALLKQRNVSGEALRKQLHDIVEQRYRELAQLTGQVFPEDQAAPENEHVHAHTHEDGQTHEHPHTHPHGGHVQNHS; this comes from the coding sequence ATGAGTTTATCACCTATTAAATTGGAAATTCTCCAATCCATGCTTCTATTGGATAAACCGATGAAAGCTATGGATATCGCTAAAGATGCCCATAAAGAGTTCCAGCCAGTAATGATGCACCTCTTGGGACTTCAACGCATGGGCTACGTTTCTAGTCCAGAAAAAGGACTCTACGTCATAACCGCAGCAGGCAAAAAAGCGCTCGGTATTCCTGAAATCACAAAAGAGAAAGCCACATCCATCCTCGCTTACGCCCCACATGACAAATCCTTCCACTTCTACGCCACCGTCGGCAAACCCCTCAGCATGCACGCCCACAACCTACGTGATTTTGTCGGAAAAATAGAAAAAGCAGACATCATCTCAGTCGAGTTCCACTTTAAACGCGGAGACTTTGAGAATTGGTTTAAGGGACTTGGCGACGAAGAGTTAGTTAAGAAAACGGCTCTGCTCAAGCAACGCAACGTATCAGGCGAAGCGCTAAGAAAACAACTCCACGATATAGTAGAGCAGAGGTACCGTGAGTTGGCTCAGTTAACTGGGCAAGTGTTTCCCGAAGACCAAGCAGCACCAGAAAATGAACATGTACATGCGCACACCCACGAGGACGGGCAAACCCACGAGCACCCACACACGCACCCTCACGGAGGCCACGTGCAAAACCACAGCTAA
- a CDS encoding DUF2090 domain-containing protein produces the protein MTDWSKKDLLILAFDHRASFIEKLFGIKGRPPTPEEKKKIQEAKEIIFEGFKLALNKKVPKDIAGLLVDEEFGATILSEAKKEGFNFAMPAEKSGQDEFDFEYGSQYSRHIEEFDPTFLKVLVRYNPEGDAAMNKRQLKRLKELSDYLAKTKRPFLFELIVPATSAQLASLGGSKERYDLELRPKLMCESLKQIQDGGVEPAIWKLEGVEDPANAKAIVKQAQAGGRKAGVITLGRGESKDKVKEWLAVGAKIPGIIGFAVGRTIFWDPLVEFRAGKATRREAVEKIAQNYMEFVELWQNERKK, from the coding sequence TTGACCGATTGGTCTAAAAAGGATTTGCTGATTTTAGCGTTTGATCATCGAGCATCTTTTATCGAGAAACTATTCGGAATCAAAGGCCGACCCCCAACACCTGAGGAGAAAAAGAAAATTCAGGAAGCTAAAGAAATAATTTTTGAAGGCTTCAAGCTGGCGCTCAACAAAAAGGTCCCCAAAGACATCGCAGGACTTTTGGTTGATGAAGAATTCGGCGCAACCATCCTCTCCGAAGCCAAAAAGGAAGGCTTCAACTTCGCCATGCCCGCAGAGAAGTCAGGTCAAGACGAATTCGACTTCGAATACGGCAGCCAATACAGCCGCCACATCGAAGAATTCGACCCCACCTTCCTCAAAGTGCTGGTACGCTACAACCCAGAAGGTGACGCCGCCATGAACAAGCGCCAACTCAAGCGTCTAAAGGAACTAAGCGACTACCTCGCCAAAACAAAGCGACCCTTCCTATTCGAACTCATCGTCCCCGCAACCTCCGCGCAGTTGGCATCGCTGGGCGGTTCCAAAGAGCGATATGACCTTGAACTTCGCCCCAAACTCATGTGTGAAAGCCTAAAGCAAATCCAAGACGGCGGCGTGGAACCAGCCATCTGGAAACTTGAAGGCGTCGAAGACCCCGCCAACGCTAAAGCCATCGTTAAACAAGCTCAGGCAGGCGGACGCAAAGCGGGCGTCATCACCTTGGGACGCGGCGAATCCAAAGACAAAGTCAAAGAGTGGCTTGCAGTCGGAGCCAAAATCCCCGGCATCATCGGCTTCGCAGTGGGCAGAACAATCTTCTGGGATCCCCTCGTCGAGTTCCGAGCTGGCAAAGCAACACGTAGAGAAGCGGTTGAGAAAATCGCCCAGAACTACATGGAGTTTGTAGAACTCTGGCAAAACGAGAGGAAAAAGTGA